From the genome of Bombus pascuorum chromosome 2, iyBomPasc1.1, whole genome shotgun sequence, one region includes:
- the LOC132916494 gene encoding discoidin domain-containing receptor 2-like isoform X3, with amino-acid sequence MLDPINAGGVVSYTIPESPTVELSDISYDGKRQDNLLTDGLGRLIDGEVGADNYRLDMGDGRGTGWVAWMRDTFVDDYVELVFEFEAIWIFEAVHIYTNNYFSRDVQVFSKADVWFSVDDDTYEEEPLSYSYIPDIVLENARNVSIGLHERQGRFLKIHLYFAARWIMISEVTFEGTNPYENTTEESASEFSNREIPMNPEVDLNLQTITAAGEGQEYLEVLIGVLTAIILLLLVVFFIILFLNRRQKLQSSPTVLKNPFGFAINMKGLLLNLTPGGMLTETANHVSPDMPEDGSMHESLTMEQFNSPLVSPQYKSTYAIVATSESPKDLKDVNVSEESVRLDTRPESAIGPPSCSSSPTNSPARHSQHYRTLQSYTSPTAKLNIAAASNHQRDVDQIHSKRWHTAPKEKHKIPAPVVSWNIAPSMNKPYKCKEIEPTNIPRQRLRTTEKLGSRNIGEAIVCEAVGLEDVVADAPRLVVARVPTCGGDIRAGSTTDQIREVRFLSSLSDPNVARILGVCTVEPVPWTIIEYTELGDLAHYLQYSVPLTGTLRPSCNLKALSQSCLMYMGTQIASGMRFLESKNLVHKDLAARNCLVGRSYTVKVTDIAMCSDLYKKDYSDIGGRPPAPIRWLPWESILLDRYTCSSSVWSFAVTLWEVMSLAREKPFQHLTNDQVIQNAEHMYYGAELQIYLPKPTMCPEEVYRMMCSCWRRDETSRPTFKDIYTFLKNVIADYRPGA; translated from the exons GCACCGGATGGGTCGCCTGGATGCGCGACACCTTCGTCGACGATTACGTGGAGCTCGTGTTCGAGTTCGAGGCAATCTGGATCTTCGAGGCTGTGCACATCTACACCAATAATTATTTCTCCCGCGACGTGCAG GTATTCTCGAAGGCGGATGTCTGGTTCAGTGTCGATGACGACACCTATGAGGAGGAACCATTATCTTACTCCTACATACCGGATATCGTGCTGGAAAACGCGAGAAACGTGTCTATAGGGTTACACGAACGCCAAGGACGATTTCTCAAGATACATTTGTATTTCGCTGCCCGATGGATCATGATCAGCGAAGTAACGTTCGAAGGAA CGAATCCCTATGAAAATACCACGGAAGAGTCAGCATCCGAGTTCAGTAACCGGGAAATTCCAATGAACCCCGAGGTGGATCTCAACTTGCAAACAA TTACAGCAGCGGGAGAGGGTCAGGAATATTTAGAGGTACTAATAGGTGTTCTGACTGCCATTATCCTACTTCTTCTGGTGGTGTTCTTCATTATTCTATTTCTGAATCGACGGCAAAAACTTCAGAGTTCGCCGACCGTTCTGAAAAATCCATTTGGTTTCGCCATAAACATGAAG GGACTCCTACTAAATTTAACTCCCGGTGGAATGCTGACAGAGACTGCCAATCACGTATCGCCGGACATGCCAGAGGACGGAAGCATGCACGAGTCTTTGACAATGGAACAATTCAATTCACCCCTTGTCAGCCCACAGTATAAATCTACGTACGCGATAGTGGCCACTTCCG AATCCCCGAAAGACCTGAAGGACGTGAACGTCTCGGAAGAAAGCGTTCGACTCGATACGAGACCTGAATCAGCCATAGGACCACCGAGTTGTTCCTCATCGCCGACAAACTCTCCCGCACGACATTCTCAACACTACAGGACTCTCCAAAGTTACACCAGTCCAACTGCGAAACTCAATATCGCAGCCGCGTCTAATCACCAGCGGGACGTCGATCAGATCCACTCGAAACGTTGGCACACAGCTCCTAAAGAGAAACACAAG ATACCCGCACCTGTCGTCAGCTGGAATATCGCGCCCAGCATGAACAAACCGTACAAGTGCAAGGAGATAGAGCCCACCAATATACCGCGACAGCGCCTACGTACTACGGAGAAACTTGGCTCGAGGAATATCGGCGAG GCGATAGTATGCGAAGCAGTCGGATTAGAGGACGTGGTGGCAGATGCTCCGAGATTGGTGGTGGCTCGCGTGCCTACTTGCGGCGGTGACATTCGAGCCGGTAGTACGACGGACCAAATAAGAGAAGTCCGATTTCTGTCCAGCCTGTCCGATCCGAACGTAGCTCGGATCCTGGGAGTGTGCACCGTGGAACCAGTCCCGTGGACGATCATCGAGTACACGGAACTCGGTGATCTCGCCCATTATCTTCAGTACAGTGTGCCACTTACGGGAACGCTTAGGCCAAGCTGCAATTTGAAAGCCCTTAG TCAAAGCTGCCTGATGTACATGGGGACACAGATAGCATCTGGCATGAGGTTCCTCGAGTCAAAGAATCTGGTGCACAAGGACCTGGCAGCCAGAAACTGTCTAGTGGGCCGCTCTTACACCGTGAAAGTGACCGACATAGCGATGTGCAGTGACCTTTACAAGAAGGATTACAGTGACATAGGCGGCAGACCGCCGGCGCCAATCAGATGGCTGCCGTGGGAAAGCATTCTGCTG GACAGGTACACTTGCTCGAGCAGCGTCTGGTCGTTCGCTGTCACTTTGTGGGAAGTGATGAGCCTGGCCAGAGAGAAACCTTTCCAACATCTAACCAACGATCAAGTGATACAGAACGCAGAGCATATGTACTATGGGGCTGAGTTACAG aTATATCTTCCAAAACCCACGATGTGTCCGGAAGAAGTCTACAGAATGATGTGCTCATGCTGGCGGAGGGACGAGACCTCGAGACCGACGTTCAAAGACATTTATACGTTCCTGAAGAACGTAATCGCGGACTATCGACCTGGTGCATAA
- the LOC132916498 gene encoding uncharacterized protein LOC132916498, which yields MKLCLSVFLVALVAVLLFSIEYTNANNICPEENCLEPRKCEDWVVGATCPQSGDTCCSVVKSEYRTHCRHFGGECLDYCNQLLRQAAVDCPANKDCCTLV from the exons ATGAAGCTCTGCCTGTCTGTTTTTCTCGTCGCCCTCGTGGCCGTCCTGCTGTTCTCCATCG AGTATACAAACGCAAACAACATATGTCCTGAAGAGAATTGCCTTGAACCGAGGAAATGTGAGGATTGGGTAGTTGGTGCTACGTGTCCACAATCAGGTGACACATGTTGCAGCGTGG TGAAATCGGAATATAGGACTCATTGCCGGCACTTCGGAGGCGAATGCTTAGACTACTGTAACCAGTTACTGCGTCAAGCAGCGGTCGATTGTCCAGCTAACAAAGACTGCTGCACGTTAGTTTAA